One Puniceicoccaceae bacterium DNA segment encodes these proteins:
- a CDS encoding nucleoside deaminase, producing the protein MADAFMQAAIEEAQAGLAEGGIPIGSVLVHHGKILGRGHNRRVQKGSAVLHGEMDALENAGRLSASLLRECELYTTLSPCAMCSGAILLYQIPKVIVGENQNFMGEEELLRSRGVTVDVLQNPACIQMMRDFIDQHPSLWNEDIGCT; encoded by the coding sequence ATGGCAGACGCATTCATGCAGGCGGCAATCGAAGAGGCGCAGGCCGGACTTGCCGAAGGAGGCATCCCCATCGGTTCCGTTCTCGTTCATCACGGAAAAATCCTCGGTCGGGGTCACAACCGCCGGGTTCAGAAGGGAAGCGCTGTTCTGCATGGAGAAATGGACGCCTTGGAAAATGCGGGTCGATTGTCCGCCTCCTTGCTGCGTGAGTGTGAACTCTACACCACACTCTCCCCCTGTGCGATGTGCAGCGGTGCCATCCTGCTCTACCAGATTCCCAAAGTCATTGTAGGTGAAAACCAGAATTTTATGGGTGAGGAAGAACTGCTGCGCTCAAGAGGCGTCACGGTTGATGTACTGCAGAACCCTGCTTGCATTCAGATGATGCGGGATTTTATCGATCAGCACCCATCGCTGTGGAACGAAGATATTGGCTGTACCTGA
- a CDS encoding cupin domain-containing protein, producing MNILLKPLLFVNLCLLTGFLHAHTSSTSAEVEVLQKASLSWDGSPLPAYPKGTPEVTILRITIPPHSALPMHHHPVINAGLLLEGALTVHTPDGRTLQLKAGDTLIELVNQPHYGHNPGDEPAVIVVFYAGVQGTPITVLENIPSTEKQAPSKS from the coding sequence ATGAACATCTTGCTGAAACCCCTATTATTCGTGAACCTGTGCCTGCTCACAGGGTTCCTGCACGCTCACACTTCCAGCACATCTGCCGAGGTTGAAGTGCTCCAGAAAGCATCCCTGAGCTGGGATGGCAGTCCGTTGCCAGCCTATCCGAAAGGCACTCCCGAGGTCACGATCCTGCGCATCACTATTCCACCGCACAGTGCACTTCCGATGCACCACCATCCGGTTATCAACGCTGGTTTGCTACTGGAGGGTGCTTTGACGGTGCACACCCCTGACGGGCGAACCCTGCAACTAAAGGCAGGCGATACGCTCATTGAACTGGTCAACCAGCCACACTATGGCCACAACCCCGGTGATGAACCCGCCGTCATCGTTGTCTTCTATGCCGGTGTGCAGGGAACACCCATCACGGTGCTGGAGAACATCCCGTCAACAGAGAAGCAAGCTCCCAGCAAATCATAA